In the genome of Petrotoga miotherma DSM 10691, one region contains:
- a CDS encoding ROK family transcriptional regulator yields MTGYKFSNKKVKENNLRLVLMKILQNSPISRIEISKKTGLTRSTVSELVKRLMEEGLIKESYKNIDKVGPGKKPILLIPETEKFFVIGYDLTVIHSEIVVMNLNGDVITKRPFISLKKLISLKNITEILNLFIKSLEEIKHDLNISNQSIKGIGVAFPGLVSRNNNSLSITPNLERYFDFSLIDKFSEKLGIPIVVDNNANMKALGELIYGIGKEVHDFLLVNISYGIGAGLVIQNQLFRGKYNLSGEIGHIKVAEDSDICSCGEKGCLETFSSVRSMVKKYYTKCNKKLDENYDMGKIINYANQGDQNAIQIFQESGFYLGKAIGNVLNIINVESVVLTGEIKKYWDIIEKDFYKGLNETTLPLIEKNTQIKLSELGEEITAIGAASMVLEDMLI; encoded by the coding sequence ATGACTGGCTATAAATTTTCAAACAAGAAAGTGAAAGAAAATAATCTTAGATTAGTATTAATGAAAATATTGCAAAATAGTCCGATTTCAAGAATTGAAATTTCTAAAAAAACCGGATTAACAAGATCGACCGTCTCTGAATTGGTGAAGAGGTTGATGGAGGAAGGTTTAATTAAAGAGAGTTATAAAAATATTGATAAAGTCGGACCTGGTAAAAAACCTATTTTATTAATACCAGAAACAGAGAAATTTTTTGTTATAGGTTATGACCTAACTGTAATTCATTCGGAGATCGTTGTTATGAATTTGAATGGAGATGTAATAACGAAGAGACCTTTTATTTCTTTGAAAAAGCTCATATCATTAAAGAATATAACAGAAATATTGAACTTATTTATTAAATCTTTAGAAGAGATTAAACATGATCTGAATATTTCGAACCAGTCGATCAAGGGTATAGGAGTAGCGTTTCCAGGTTTGGTGAGTAGAAACAACAATTCTTTATCAATCACACCAAACTTAGAAAGATATTTTGACTTCTCGTTAATTGATAAATTCTCTGAAAAGTTAGGAATCCCAATAGTAGTTGATAACAATGCAAATATGAAGGCATTAGGTGAATTAATATATGGGATAGGAAAAGAAGTTCATGATTTCCTTCTTGTGAATATAAGTTATGGAATAGGTGCAGGCTTAGTTATTCAAAATCAGTTGTTTAGGGGAAAATACAACTTGTCAGGAGAAATTGGACATATAAAAGTTGCCGAAGATAGCGATATTTGTAGTTGCGGAGAAAAAGGCTGTTTAGAAACTTTTTCTTCGGTTAGATCAATGGTAAAAAAATACTACACAAAATGTAATAAAAAATTAGACGAAAACTACGATATGGGAAAAATAATTAATTATGCTAACCAAGGAGACCAAAATGCTATTCAAATTTTTCAAGAATCTGGATTTTACTTGGGCAAAGCTATAGGAAACGTTTTAAATATCATCAATGTGGAATCGGTTGTATTAACTGGAGAAATAAAAAAGTATTGGGATATTATAGAAAAAGATTTTTACAAAGGATTAAATGAAACAACGTTACCTTTAATAGAAAAAAACACACAGATAAAACTTTCCGAATTGGGAGAAGAAATTACTGCAATCGGAGCAGCTTCAATGGTTCTAGAAGATATGTTGATTTAA
- a CDS encoding chromate transporter yields the protein MSEKGKSKIVLKMFITFFKIGLFTFGGGYAMIPLMEKEVVEKKNWVEKDKFTDTVSLTQTIPGAVAINLSILVGYDIKGILGAVMSVIGVSLPSFIIILVIAFTLTKTAGLNVLQSAFEGIRPAIAALIVYAAISLSKSVKWSIVLVLLTAGAFVAIGVFKINPIYIIVIAFIVGSLSSMSEGRKKP from the coding sequence ATGAGTGAAAAAGGCAAATCAAAAATAGTGTTAAAAATGTTCATTACGTTTTTTAAAATAGGGCTCTTCACTTTTGGCGGGGGGTACGCTATGATTCCTTTAATGGAGAAAGAAGTCGTAGAAAAGAAAAATTGGGTAGAAAAGGATAAGTTTACAGACACGGTCTCTTTAACTCAAACTATACCAGGAGCTGTGGCTATTAATCTTTCTATTTTAGTAGGATATGATATAAAGGGAATTTTAGGAGCTGTTATGTCAGTAATAGGGGTTTCTTTACCCTCTTTTATAATAATATTGGTGATAGCTTTTACTCTTACGAAAACAGCGGGACTTAACGTTTTACAAAGTGCCTTTGAAGGTATAAGACCTGCTATAGCCGCACTTATCGTATATGCTGCGATAAGTCTATCAAAATCGGTTAAATGGTCTATCGTTTTAGTTCTATTAACTGCAGGAGCTTTTGTTGCAATTGGAGTATTTAAAATTAATCCCATTTATATAATTGTTATCGCTTTCATTGTGGGGAGCCTTTCCTCTATGTCTGAAGGGAGAAAAAAGCCATGA
- a CDS encoding GspE/PulE family protein, protein MDNFLKKYDNENITDFHFEPHEEKVDVKARYCGDLITLETMGVYEYEVVLNKLLINCGYDIVKDFENIDGSFNFQNVNYRASFVRSSEGISCVLRKLRNINDIKVFMEPLILSNVEKLIDQKSKMLIFSGPTGSGKTTTMQYIVNKFKRKRKVHSIENPIEYINPGIIQIVSKIEEDKADILKYILRQDPDLIVVGEIREENFAKLLFESSITGHLVFSTLHAKNVFLVLQRLKMFGIEVRNLSESLDLILNQRLIPRNCPFCQGNGCQHCYNTGKKGFITVFEGLIISKNLKKDFSQGKSINFISEKYKNSDRYIDPLPVLRKFFNEGLISEDQYSNNLSSF, encoded by the coding sequence TTGGATAACTTTTTGAAAAAGTATGACAATGAAAATATTACAGATTTTCATTTTGAGCCCCATGAAGAAAAGGTAGATGTTAAAGCCAGATACTGTGGGGATTTAATAACTTTAGAAACTATGGGTGTATATGAATACGAAGTAGTGCTAAACAAATTACTTATCAATTGTGGGTATGATATAGTAAAAGATTTTGAAAATATCGACGGTTCTTTTAATTTTCAGAACGTTAATTACAGAGCTTCCTTTGTTAGATCTTCAGAAGGAATAAGTTGTGTCTTAAGAAAATTAAGAAACATAAACGATATTAAAGTTTTCATGGAGCCTTTGATTCTTTCTAATGTAGAAAAATTAATTGATCAAAAATCAAAAATGCTTATTTTTTCTGGTCCTACAGGGTCTGGCAAAACTACAACGATGCAGTATATAGTTAATAAGTTCAAAAGAAAAAGAAAAGTACATAGCATAGAAAATCCAATAGAGTATATTAATCCTGGTATAATTCAAATAGTATCAAAAATTGAGGAAGACAAGGCAGATATTTTAAAATATATATTGAGACAAGACCCTGATTTAATAGTTGTGGGTGAAATTAGGGAGGAAAATTTTGCAAAATTGTTATTTGAATCTTCGATAACAGGTCATTTGGTGTTTTCCACGTTACATGCTAAGAATGTTTTTTTAGTTCTTCAAAGGTTAAAGATGTTTGGTATAGAAGTAAGGAATCTCTCTGAAAGCTTAGATCTTATTCTTAATCAAAGATTAATACCTAGAAATTGCCCTTTTTGCCAAGGGAACGGGTGTCAGCACTGCTATAATACGGGGAAAAAAGGTTTTATAACTGTTTTTGAAGGTTTAATAATTTCAAAAAATTTGAAAAAAGACTTTTCACAAGGTAAAAGTATCAATTTTATAAGTGAAAAATACAAAAATTCTGATCGTTATATAGATCCACTGCCAGTACTCCGTAAATTTTTTAATGAAGGTTTAATCAGTGAAGATCAGTATTCAAATAATTTATCCTCCTTCTAA
- a CDS encoding P1 family peptidase: MLNGITDVPGIKVGHYTDNKSLTGCTVVLAKNGAVGGVDVKGSAPGTRETDLLKPGNLVQMVHGVLLTGGSAFGLDAASGVMQFLEENSIGFQTSTVKVPIVPAAVIYDLDIGDPNVRPDKRSGYIAANLATSDCVEEGCVGVGTGALVGKAAGVNNAMKGGVGSYSIELGNGIIVGAITVVNATGDVYEEGEIIAGAIDHNNNFLNISEYMKKSSFKSNPGENTTLSVVATNAKLSKEEANKVAQMSHDGLARAIRPVHTMYDGDTIFCLSTSDLSSDVTLIGEVAAEVVEKSIIRAIKSARKVDNILSYKDLNPNKR; encoded by the coding sequence ATGTTAAATGGCATAACAGACGTACCAGGAATAAAAGTAGGACACTACACTGACAATAAATCCTTAACAGGTTGTACGGTTGTTCTAGCCAAAAATGGAGCGGTAGGTGGGGTTGATGTTAAAGGCTCAGCCCCAGGTACAAGAGAAACAGACTTACTAAAACCGGGGAATCTTGTTCAAATGGTACACGGCGTTTTATTAACTGGTGGAAGTGCTTTTGGCTTAGATGCAGCAAGTGGGGTCATGCAATTTTTAGAAGAAAATAGTATAGGCTTTCAAACAAGTACTGTGAAAGTCCCCATAGTACCTGCTGCAGTTATTTATGATTTGGATATAGGAGACCCAAATGTTAGACCCGATAAAAGATCTGGTTATATCGCAGCAAATTTAGCCACATCAGATTGTGTTGAAGAAGGATGCGTTGGTGTAGGGACTGGGGCTCTTGTTGGTAAGGCGGCAGGTGTTAACAATGCTATGAAAGGTGGGGTAGGAAGTTATTCCATTGAATTAGGTAACGGGATAATAGTCGGAGCGATAACGGTTGTGAATGCTACAGGAGATGTTTACGAAGAAGGGGAAATAATAGCTGGGGCTATAGACCATAACAATAATTTTTTGAATATATCTGAATATATGAAAAAATCAAGTTTTAAGTCTAATCCAGGTGAAAATACAACTCTATCCGTCGTAGCTACAAATGCAAAATTGTCCAAAGAGGAAGCCAACAAAGTTGCTCAAATGAGCCATGATGGGTTGGCAAGGGCGATAAGACCTGTTCATACTATGTACGATGGAGATACTATTTTTTGTTTATCTACTAGTGATTTATCAAGCGACGTTACATTAATTGGAGAAGTAGCAGCAGAAGTAGTAGAAAAATCTATTATAAGGGCTATCAAATCGGCAAGAAAAGTTGACAATATTCTCAGTTACAAAGATTTGAATCCTAATAAAAGATAA
- a CDS encoding GntR family transcriptional regulator: MANYKTPIYQTIADQIISRIYEGEYPMNSFLPSENELAEEFHVTRTTIRKVLSLLKHQGTIKSYQGRGYKVQSLFWEQSLLKFYSFGKSIASKLENSNTKLISVKNVSGLEDVDEFKNVELWEITRLRLVGEIPLILESSYIPIDFLRKMDNKNLETKPLYDLLAREGIRCVNAKEYLEPVLPSLEAQELLEIDENIPLFQTTRYTYDSENRLVEFRESLIRADHFRFFTELKL; encoded by the coding sequence ATGGCCAATTACAAGACACCAATTTATCAAACAATCGCTGATCAAATAATTTCAAGAATATATGAAGGGGAATATCCAATGAACTCATTTCTTCCATCAGAAAATGAACTGGCGGAGGAATTTCATGTAACAAGAACTACGATAAGAAAAGTTTTAAGTTTATTGAAACATCAAGGTACAATAAAAAGTTACCAAGGAAGAGGATATAAAGTTCAATCTCTTTTTTGGGAGCAAAGTCTTTTAAAGTTTTACAGTTTTGGAAAAAGTATAGCCAGTAAGCTTGAGAATTCTAATACTAAACTTATATCGGTAAAAAACGTCTCTGGATTGGAAGATGTTGATGAATTTAAAAACGTCGAATTATGGGAAATTACAAGGTTGAGATTAGTTGGAGAAATCCCTTTAATATTGGAAAGCTCTTACATCCCTATTGACTTTCTAAGAAAAATGGATAATAAAAATCTAGAAACAAAACCTTTGTATGATTTACTTGCTAGAGAAGGAATAAGATGTGTCAATGCCAAAGAATATCTCGAACCTGTCCTACCTTCGCTAGAAGCCCAAGAATTGCTAGAAATTGATGAAAATATTCCTCTTTTTCAAACTACAAGATACACATATGATTCGGAAAATAGATTGGTAGAATTCAGGGAAAGCCTGATAAGAGCTGATCATTTTAGATTCTTTACTGAACTGAAATTGTAG
- a CDS encoding ABC transporter substrate-binding protein, with the protein MALRKFFGLVLVVLFGVVALSGVSVEIGISPREIGAVMDEHISNFEAQNPDIQIEWLKVPGVPGQQHSQYVTLFFGGSDKPDIIAMDIIWPGEFASRGWLAPLNEYFPEEEHAEFIENMIDAAKYEGDVYGVPLYINGLHLYYRKDLLKKYGFTPPNTWEELVEQASYIVEQEKDPNLYGYISMWGKIEGLFMNYLQFFWGKGGEFFDEEGNVVVNSKEGVEALQFMVDMIYEYNLAPESIVTYTPDDARILFQQGRAVFMVVQDFVWPILTASDSIVADKVDFMRVPYFEGYPDTNTVCLGGWLLGININSQHKEEAWKFIEYLTSHEAQLRTAAVTGNLPTRQSVYEDSRLVEQFPVANKQYKDFMVGNVRPSAQLGEKYTQVSEIMQREIQSALLRLKTPQRALDDAVSQINALLR; encoded by the coding sequence ATGGCATTAAGAAAGTTTTTTGGGTTGGTATTAGTTGTTTTGTTTGGCGTTGTTGCATTGTCTGGGGTGTCCGTGGAAATCGGGATTTCACCAAGAGAAATAGGAGCAGTAATGGATGAGCATATCTCGAATTTTGAAGCACAAAATCCTGACATACAAATCGAATGGTTGAAGGTTCCTGGGGTCCCCGGTCAGCAACATAGTCAATATGTGACACTGTTTTTCGGTGGAAGTGACAAGCCGGATATTATAGCTATGGATATTATCTGGCCTGGCGAATTTGCATCTCGTGGATGGTTAGCACCATTAAATGAATATTTTCCGGAAGAGGAACATGCAGAGTTCATTGAAAACATGATAGACGCAGCAAAATATGAAGGAGATGTTTATGGAGTACCTCTCTACATAAACGGTCTTCATTTGTATTACAGAAAGGATTTACTTAAGAAATATGGATTTACTCCTCCGAATACTTGGGAAGAACTGGTGGAACAGGCTTCTTATATAGTGGAACAAGAAAAAGACCCCAACTTATATGGATATATAAGTATGTGGGGCAAAATTGAAGGCCTATTTATGAATTATCTCCAGTTTTTCTGGGGCAAAGGTGGAGAGTTTTTCGATGAAGAGGGAAATGTTGTTGTAAATAGTAAAGAGGGAGTAGAAGCCTTACAATTTATGGTTGATATGATATATGAATATAACCTTGCTCCGGAAAGTATCGTAACTTATACTCCAGATGATGCTAGAATATTATTTCAACAAGGTAGAGCTGTTTTTATGGTAGTTCAAGATTTTGTTTGGCCTATTTTAACTGCCTCAGATTCCATAGTAGCTGATAAGGTTGATTTTATGAGAGTGCCTTATTTTGAGGGATATCCTGATACAAACACCGTATGTTTAGGAGGGTGGTTGTTAGGGATAAATATAAATTCACAACATAAAGAAGAAGCATGGAAATTTATTGAATATCTAACTTCCCACGAAGCTCAACTAAGAACAGCCGCAGTAACCGGAAATTTACCAACAAGGCAATCCGTTTATGAAGATTCAAGATTAGTAGAACAATTTCCTGTTGCCAACAAACAGTACAAGGATTTTATGGTTGGAAATGTTCGTCCCTCCGCCCAACTTGGAGAGAAGTACACTCAAGTTTCTGAAATTATGCAAAGGGAGATACAATCCGCATTATTACGACTAAAAACACCTCAAAGAGCCTTAGACGATGCTGTATCTCAAATAAACGCGCTTCTTAGGTAA
- a CDS encoding carbohydrate ABC transporter permease: protein MNKKTGIFLILPAFIILITIFIGPTIYTIVLSFSSYSFTGVEFSGLSNFSRLFNDPSFWRAFYNTLIFVGVTVPIELFLGFLLALVANKAMKGRSIIRVALLIPWALPTALNALAWRWMYNTDYGLFNSILINLNIIDTPINWLGEIPLAMISMMIVAIWKTSSFMALLILTGLQTIPSELYEAAKIDGATNWQALRKITIPLVRPSIMVSLLFRTGDAFRSFELPYNLTGGGPVNSTETLSVFAYNNFFQYLDFSYSSTIALIQFLLLLGLAIIYLRTLRWDIYE, encoded by the coding sequence TTGAATAAAAAAACGGGAATTTTTCTTATATTACCAGCTTTCATAATTTTAATAACAATTTTTATTGGTCCAACAATATACACAATAGTTTTAAGTTTTTCTTCTTATTCATTCACAGGTGTTGAATTTTCAGGGTTAAGTAACTTTTCCAGACTTTTCAATGATCCATCGTTCTGGAGGGCATTTTATAATACTCTTATTTTTGTTGGAGTTACAGTTCCAATAGAATTATTTTTGGGTTTTCTTTTGGCTTTAGTTGCAAATAAAGCAATGAAAGGCAGATCAATTATCAGAGTGGCTTTATTGATTCCTTGGGCGTTGCCAACAGCTCTAAATGCATTAGCTTGGAGATGGATGTATAATACCGATTATGGATTATTTAATTCAATATTGATAAATTTGAATATTATAGACACTCCCATAAATTGGCTAGGGGAAATACCATTAGCTATGATTTCTATGATGATAGTTGCTATATGGAAAACAAGTTCTTTTATGGCTCTTCTTATTTTGACAGGGCTACAAACCATTCCTTCAGAATTGTATGAAGCTGCTAAGATTGATGGCGCCACTAATTGGCAAGCCTTAAGAAAAATTACAATTCCATTAGTGAGACCTTCAATAATGGTTTCTTTACTTTTTAGAACGGGAGATGCTTTTAGAAGTTTTGAATTACCGTATAACCTTACAGGTGGGGGACCAGTAAATTCTACTGAGACTCTATCAGTTTTTGCTTACAATAATTTCTTTCAATATTTGGATTTTAGTTATTCTTCAACTATTGCCCTGATACAGTTTTTATTGTTGTTAGGATTGGCTATAATATACTTGAGAACTTTAAGGTGGGATATCTATGAATAA
- a CDS encoding KamA family radical SAM protein, producing MYPEYVTKLEKVKGISQEELKELQPVEEKYKFRANEYYLALINWKDKNDPIRKIIIPNIEELEEWGLEDASKEHSYTISKGLQHKYRDTALLLVNDVCGSFCRFCFRKRLFKNVGKEVVRTREIEQDLDYIRKHEEITNVLLTGGDPLLLSTNKLKSIIESINEIDHIKIIRIGTKTPAFNPFRIISDDTLSSFIKKITNSGKKLYFIVHFNHPRELTSASIQGINILQNSGAIIANQTPLLHGINDNPKTLSTLFKKLSFNGIPPYYVFQNRPVMGNKGFTIPLEKAYSIFLESLEDISGLAKRPRFVMSHESGKIEVAALTSKNIIFRYHRSHNPDNYGKFFVFKRDPQAYWFDDYKELVEIYNYKSF from the coding sequence ATGTATCCAGAATATGTTACTAAGTTGGAAAAAGTAAAAGGGATTTCACAAGAAGAATTAAAAGAACTTCAACCTGTTGAAGAAAAGTATAAGTTTAGAGCTAATGAATATTACTTGGCCTTAATCAATTGGAAAGACAAAAACGATCCTATAAGAAAGATTATAATTCCAAATATTGAAGAATTGGAAGAATGGGGATTAGAAGACGCTTCAAAAGAACATTCATATACAATAAGTAAGGGATTGCAACACAAGTATAGGGATACCGCTTTACTGTTAGTAAATGATGTATGTGGGAGTTTCTGTAGATTCTGTTTTAGAAAAAGATTGTTCAAGAACGTTGGTAAAGAAGTAGTTAGAACCCGTGAAATTGAACAAGATCTCGATTATATTCGAAAACATGAAGAAATCACAAATGTTCTCCTGACAGGGGGTGATCCTTTACTCCTTTCAACTAATAAACTTAAATCAATTATAGAATCTATTAATGAAATAGATCATATAAAAATCATTCGCATAGGTACAAAGACTCCGGCTTTTAACCCTTTCAGAATAATATCGGATGATACACTATCAAGTTTCATTAAAAAAATTACCAATAGTGGTAAAAAATTATATTTTATTGTGCACTTTAATCACCCAAGAGAATTAACTTCTGCTTCTATTCAGGGAATAAATATATTGCAAAATTCTGGAGCCATAATAGCAAATCAAACTCCTCTTTTGCATGGTATTAATGATAATCCTAAGACATTATCGACATTATTTAAAAAGCTATCCTTTAATGGTATTCCTCCCTATTATGTATTTCAAAATAGACCTGTCATGGGGAATAAAGGTTTTACTATTCCTTTAGAAAAAGCTTATTCAATATTCCTAGAATCTTTAGAAGATATCTCAGGTTTAGCCAAAAGACCTAGATTTGTAATGTCTCATGAATCTGGAAAAATAGAAGTTGCCGCATTGACTAGCAAAAATATTATCTTTCGTTATCATAGATCGCACAATCCTGATAACTATGGTAAATTTTTTGTATTCAAAAGAGATCCACAAGCCTATTGGTTTGATGATTACAAAGAATTGGTGGAAATATATAATTACAAAAGTTTTTAA
- a CDS encoding chromate transporter — protein sequence MKTLFGLFFSFFEIGLFGFGGGYAMIPLIQTHLERRDWMSIQEFLDLIAIAEVTPGPIAVNSATFVGYKVSGVVGSLVATTAVILPSLIIGLLVGRYFKNGNGDTQQNILKFLKPAVIGLILGSAYTIGIANIVNLESFLIFIGVLMLLFFTKLNPIFIIIMTGVVGIIFY from the coding sequence ATGAAAACCTTATTTGGCTTGTTTTTTTCTTTTTTTGAAATTGGCTTATTTGGATTTGGTGGTGGTTACGCAATGATACCACTAATTCAAACACATCTAGAAAGAAGAGATTGGATGTCTATTCAAGAATTTCTGGATTTAATAGCTATAGCAGAGGTTACTCCCGGACCAATAGCTGTAAATAGTGCTACTTTTGTTGGATATAAGGTTTCTGGGGTAGTTGGTTCTTTGGTCGCGACAACTGCAGTCATACTGCCTTCGTTAATTATAGGATTACTGGTAGGCAGATATTTTAAAAACGGAAATGGCGATACTCAACAAAATATTCTTAAATTTCTAAAACCTGCTGTTATCGGGTTGATACTTGGTTCAGCATACACAATTGGTATCGCTAATATCGTAAATTTGGAGAGTTTTCTCATATTTATTGGGGTTTTGATGCTCCTTTTTTTCACAAAATTAAATCCGATTTTTATAATAATTATGACAGGAGTAGTGGGAATTATCTTTTATTAG
- a CDS encoding carbohydrate ABC transporter permease, translated as MNKLKIQKSFNYLIAILLVLLSIFPIVWLFLTSIKSTNEIYSWPVKIFPSQPTIQNYVNLFQMGSFGRYYLNSFIVSGSATILILITGTLAAYSFARIQFRGKRSLMMIVLALLLFPPVAIVPPLFLIFRNLNLINNYISLILGHTALYLPLAIWILMNYFRTLPKNIEDSARIDGCNTFQMIFKILLPMSLPGLIAAGLITFVFSWNEFLLSLVLLSKNEMRTVVVGISLYPGEYSFPWELISSAIVLAIIPIILLTLVFQKYIISGLTAGSTKY; from the coding sequence ATGAATAAATTGAAAATTCAAAAGAGTTTCAACTATTTAATAGCTATTTTGCTAGTTTTACTGTCAATATTCCCAATAGTTTGGCTGTTTTTAACTTCTATTAAAAGTACAAATGAAATTTATTCTTGGCCAGTAAAAATATTTCCTTCTCAACCAACAATTCAAAATTATGTTAATTTATTCCAGATGGGTTCTTTTGGGAGATACTATTTAAACAGTTTTATTGTTAGCGGGAGTGCTACCATTCTGATCTTAATTACCGGAACTTTAGCGGCATACTCTTTTGCTAGGATTCAATTTAGAGGTAAAAGGTCTTTAATGATGATTGTTTTGGCTTTGCTACTTTTTCCACCGGTTGCGATAGTTCCTCCATTGTTTTTGATTTTTAGGAATTTGAATTTGATAAACAATTATATATCGTTAATATTGGGTCATACAGCCTTATATCTTCCGTTGGCGATTTGGATATTGATGAATTATTTTAGAACGCTTCCCAAAAACATTGAAGATTCCGCACGAATTGATGGTTGTAATACGTTTCAAATGATTTTTAAAATATTACTTCCAATGTCGTTACCTGGGTTAATCGCAGCTGGATTGATTACTTTCGTATTTTCTTGGAATGAATTTCTTTTGTCGCTGGTTTTACTCTCAAAAAACGAAATGAGAACGGTTGTTGTTGGAATTTCCTTGTACCCTGGTGAATATTCATTTCCCTGGGAGTTGATTAGTAGTGCGATAGTATTAGCAATCATACCAATAATATTACTGACTCTTGTTTTTCAAAAATATATTATAAGTGGTTTAACTGCAGGATCGACAAAATATTAA
- a CDS encoding DUF5685 family protein, producing the protein MYGYISIYFTPTEEERKNYLYYYCGLCHSLKENLGEFYRLTTIKEVVFFSMLNNPLENINEFRCPYVGLKKRFKPANNSFMTPYAYLNLLIIYGKLLDYNLEGKLVPKKILKKLESKLFEYFDSKTINEYKHLLRMQQKVEEQNLDLDDYAQPSQEIMEMLFEKFFPQGYPATMPIVTAYLIYLVDSVYDFDKDIKRRNFNSIASSFGVKKLDELTQDQKERILFTYDLCSKEFLENVEEVANFNKHLVKKLATFSLIYHRNSVTKILDGGEIDERATNHSRANKKGRVQKPIFKI; encoded by the coding sequence ATGTACGGATACATATCTATCTATTTTACCCCTACCGAAGAAGAAAGAAAAAATTACCTATATTACTATTGTGGATTATGTCATTCTTTGAAAGAAAATTTAGGAGAGTTTTATAGACTCACGACGATAAAAGAAGTGGTTTTCTTTTCAATGTTGAACAACCCTCTTGAGAATATAAACGAATTCAGATGTCCATATGTAGGATTAAAAAAACGATTTAAACCCGCAAATAATTCTTTTATGACACCTTATGCTTATCTCAACTTACTCATAATCTATGGAAAACTTTTAGATTACAACTTAGAGGGGAAGTTAGTACCCAAAAAAATTTTAAAAAAATTGGAATCAAAACTATTTGAATACTTTGACTCCAAGACTATCAATGAATACAAACATCTATTAAGAATGCAACAAAAGGTAGAAGAACAAAATTTAGATTTGGATGATTATGCCCAACCATCTCAAGAGATTATGGAAATGTTATTTGAAAAATTTTTTCCCCAAGGGTATCCAGCTACCATGCCTATTGTGACCGCTTATTTGATATATTTGGTAGACAGTGTATACGATTTCGATAAAGATATAAAAAGGAGAAACTTTAATTCTATAGCAAGTTCTTTTGGAGTAAAAAAATTAGATGAATTAACTCAGGATCAAAAAGAAAGAATTTTATTTACTTACGATTTATGTTCAAAAGAATTCTTAGAAAACGTTGAAGAAGTTGCAAATTTCAACAAGCATTTAGTAAAAAAACTGGCGACTTTTTCTTTGATATATCACAGGAATTCTGTCACAAAAATTTTAGATGGAGGAGAAATTGATGAAAGAGCAACAAACCATTCTAGAGCAAATAAAAAAGGGAGAGTTCAAAAGCCTATTTTTAAAATATAA